One window of Planctomycetia bacterium genomic DNA carries:
- a CDS encoding MATE family efflux transporter: MTPPHLSEEHPEFSAITIEPEASTPGVVSEEPMTAGRATDKAGPLLEGPIRSAVFWLSLPILGEQVLNAAIAWNDTFLAGRISSAATGAVGFASYVSWLMTMLFAMVSIGATAIVSRAIGARNDKEAAQATGQAFTLSLLVGAVGMLVIGLVAPGFARLLNLRGDSAAIAVQYLRIDSIGYIGASISFALAACLRGAGDTRTPLKVLGAVNVINLVFSWVLTFGVAGIPGLGVSGIAWGTAIARWLGALGFVVLLQRRGLAVHLNARQLGPDRQMIWRMFRVGAPASLDGLLSFSGHFIFMTIVNRVPSEFPTEIIYAAHIVGIRIESLSYLPANAFSFAASTLVGQNLGAHQPERARLCANEAVRQTMMVMVGSALLLYFGAEAMYRLLSNEPDVWRCGVPALRALAFFQIVLGPLIVYVGALRGAGDTRLPILITFFGMALVRIPGALFGGFVLQWGLLGAWLGMFADLTVRCLLIIWRFRSGKWQRIKV, from the coding sequence GTGACTCCACCCCACCTCTCAGAGGAACATCCCGAGTTCTCCGCCATCACGATCGAGCCGGAGGCGTCGACGCCGGGCGTGGTGTCTGAAGAGCCGATGACGGCTGGACGTGCCACCGATAAGGCAGGTCCGCTGCTGGAGGGGCCGATTCGCTCCGCCGTCTTCTGGTTGTCATTGCCGATCCTTGGCGAACAAGTTCTTAACGCGGCGATTGCGTGGAATGACACGTTTCTTGCGGGTCGGATTTCGTCGGCGGCGACGGGGGCGGTCGGATTCGCCAGTTACGTCAGTTGGCTCATGACGATGCTGTTCGCCATGGTCAGCATCGGCGCGACGGCGATCGTTTCCCGCGCGATCGGCGCTCGAAATGATAAAGAAGCGGCTCAGGCGACGGGGCAGGCATTTACGCTTTCATTACTGGTCGGGGCCGTCGGCATGCTCGTCATCGGGCTTGTCGCGCCTGGATTTGCGCGGCTGCTCAATCTGCGGGGCGATTCAGCGGCGATCGCCGTGCAGTATCTTCGGATCGACTCCATCGGCTACATCGGGGCCTCGATATCCTTTGCCCTGGCGGCCTGTCTTCGTGGAGCGGGCGACACGCGCACACCGCTGAAGGTGCTGGGCGCGGTCAACGTGATCAATCTGGTCTTCAGTTGGGTGCTGACCTTCGGAGTTGCGGGCATTCCGGGCCTCGGCGTCTCGGGCATTGCGTGGGGCACGGCGATCGCGCGGTGGCTGGGGGCCCTCGGGTTTGTCGTGCTGCTTCAGCGACGCGGATTGGCGGTGCATCTGAATGCGAGGCAACTAGGGCCCGATCGCCAGATGATCTGGCGGATGTTTCGGGTCGGCGCGCCTGCATCGCTCGATGGGCTCCTGAGTTTTTCGGGGCACTTTATCTTCATGACCATTGTGAATCGGGTGCCGAGCGAGTTTCCGACGGAGATCATTTATGCGGCGCATATCGTGGGGATTCGAATCGAGTCGCTATCCTATTTGCCGGCCAATGCGTTTTCATTTGCCGCGTCGACCCTGGTTGGACAGAATCTGGGCGCCCATCAGCCCGAGCGGGCCCGCCTGTGCGCGAATGAGGCGGTTCGGCAGACGATGATGGTGATGGTTGGTTCGGCGCTGCTGCTCTATTTCGGCGCCGAGGCGATGTATCGATTGCTCTCGAACGAACCAGATGTGTGGCGATGCGGCGTACCGGCGCTGAGGGCGCTTGCCTTTTTTCAAATCGTTCTGGGACCGCTCATCGTCTACGTCGGCGCTCTGCGCGGGGCCGGAGACACGAGGCTGCCGATCCTGATTACCTTCTTCGGTATGGCGTTGGTGCGGATTCCCGGGGCGCTGTTCGGCGGATTCGTGCTGCAGTGGGGGCTGCTGGGCGCGTGGCTGGGCATGTTCGCCGATCTGACGGTCAGGTGCCTGCTCATCATCTGGCGGTTTCGCAGCGGGAAGTGGCAGCGTATCAAAGTATAA
- the purE gene encoding 5-(carboxyamino)imidazole ribonucleotide mutase: MSSLVGILMGSKSDWPVMEHCAATLAKFGVAHEARVLSAHRTPDEALDYAAKAESRGIEVLIAAAGGAAHLAGVIAAKSTLPVLGVPMESASLKGMDSLLSMVQMPAGIPVGTLAIGKPGAINAALLAVSILANKRPELSEALKKYRKGQAESILAESELRPTS; the protein is encoded by the coding sequence ATGTCATCACTCGTCGGAATTCTCATGGGCTCCAAGTCGGACTGGCCGGTCATGGAGCATTGTGCCGCGACGCTTGCGAAGTTTGGGGTGGCGCATGAGGCGCGCGTTCTATCGGCACATCGCACGCCGGATGAGGCACTGGACTACGCCGCGAAGGCTGAGTCGCGCGGGATCGAAGTTCTCATTGCGGCGGCGGGGGGGGCTGCGCACCTGGCGGGTGTGATCGCGGCGAAGTCAACATTGCCTGTGCTGGGCGTGCCAATGGAGTCGGCGTCTCTCAAGGGGATGGACTCGCTACTTTCGATGGTGCAGATGCCGGCGGGGATTCCCGTGGGCACGCTGGCCATCGGCAAGCCGGGTGCTATTAACGCGGCACTTCTGGCCGTGTCGATCCTCGCCAACAAGCGACCGGAGTTGAGCGAGGCGCTCAAGAAGTATCGCAAGGGGCAGGCCGAGTCGATTCTTGCGGAATCCGAGCTGCGCCCAACATCCTGA